Proteins encoded together in one Candidatus Hydrogenedens sp. window:
- a CDS encoding 1-deoxy-D-xylulose-5-phosphate reductoisomerase codes for MQSHPIKQKKITILGSTGSIGRSALEVIRSFPEYFQVVGLSAYSNIDLLKKHIREFKPQFISVFDTKHIHELQHEFNNITIYSGLEGLKQISSIKVDIVLCAIVGAVGLEPLLTAIESKNDLALANKEPLVMAGHLITQKANSYSVKLIPVDSEHSAIFQCLIGQDINTIEKIYLTASGGPFYNKSVKELEEVTPQEAIKHPTWNMGKKISVDSATLMNKGLEIIEAMWLFGLGEDKIDVVIHPQSIIHGLVEFSDGNMLAHLGPTDMKLPILFSFTYPERALKPLKRINIKELSNLSFDYPDERKFPCLKLARAVAQKGGLQPTILNASNEVAVQAFCEGKIRFTDIYRIVAKTLEENSYTNFNDYNLETILSIDQEVRKKSNEIIKNLT; via the coding sequence ATGCAATCGCATCCAATAAAACAAAAAAAAATAACTATATTAGGTTCTACGGGTTCTATTGGTCGTAGTGCATTAGAGGTTATCCGTTCTTTTCCGGAATACTTTCAGGTTGTAGGGCTATCTGCATATTCTAATATTGATTTGTTAAAGAAACATATAAGAGAGTTTAAACCGCAATTTATATCTGTATTTGATACAAAGCACATTCACGAACTTCAACATGAATTTAATAATATAACGATATATTCGGGATTAGAAGGATTAAAACAAATTTCCTCTATTAAAGTGGATATTGTTTTATGTGCTATTGTAGGGGCTGTGGGTTTAGAACCGTTATTAACAGCCATAGAAAGTAAAAATGATCTTGCTCTTGCCAATAAAGAACCTTTAGTAATGGCAGGACATTTAATAACTCAGAAAGCAAATAGTTATTCTGTAAAACTCATTCCGGTAGATAGCGAACATAGTGCCATATTCCAATGTCTGATAGGACAGGATATAAATACAATTGAAAAGATTTATTTAACGGCATCGGGAGGACCTTTTTACAATAAGTCTGTGAAGGAACTTGAGGAAGTAACCCCGCAGGAAGCGATAAAACATCCTACTTGGAATATGGGTAAAAAAATTAGCGTTGATTCTGCTACATTAATGAATAAGGGTTTGGAAATTATTGAAGCCATGTGGTTGTTTGGATTGGGAGAAGATAAAATTGATGTTGTAATACATCCACAAAGTATTATTCATGGACTTGTAGAATTTTCAGATGGTAATATGCTTGCACATCTGGGACCTACGGATATGAAATTACCCATTTTATTTTCATTTACATATCCAGAAAGGGCATTAAAGCCGTTAAAAAGAATCAATATTAAGGAATTGTCTAACTTGAGTTTCGATTACCCAGATGAAAGAAAATTCCCTTGTTTAAAATTAGCAAGAGCTGTTGCCCAAAAAGGAGGCTTGCAACCTACTATATTAAATGCATCTAATGAAGTAGCGGTTCAGGCTTTTTGTGAAGGGAAAATTCGTTTTACTGATATATATCGGATTGTTGCAAAAACACTTGAAGAAAATTCATATACGAACTTTAATGATTATAATTTAGAGACAATATTAAGCATTGACCAAGAAGTAAGAAAAAAATCTAATGAAATAATTAAAAATTTAACATAA